The nucleotide window GCACGCACCACATGCCCGCCGCCTTGGCCGCGCGGATCACTTCGGTGTCGGCGTGCGGCATCACGATCAGTTTGCCGCCGGCATCGCGCACGCGCGTCACGGCGTCAGTCTCCAGCACGGTACCGGCGCCCAGCACGGCATCGGCCGGCAAGCTGCGCGCCAGGCGCGCAATCGAGTCGAACGGGTCGGGCGAATTGAGCGGCACTTCGATCAGGCGGAAGCCCGCGCCGTACAGCGCGGCGCCAATGCCTTCCGCTTCCTCGGGGAGCAGGCCGCGCAGGATCGCGACCAGCGGCAGTTCGGCAAAAGCTTCGTCGAAAACGGTCATCGGATTCTTTCAGGTGTCAATCGGCAGCAGGCCTGCCGCGCGCGCCAGGGCGAGCAGCCCGGCGGGCGCCGTGTTATCCAGCACCAGGTCGGCGGGCCGCTCGAAGCGGTGCAGCGCCACCTGGTAGCGGGCGCACAGGTTCGGCGCGCCCACCAGCGCCAGCGGCTGCGAGCCCAGGCCGGCCATCGCGCGCCATTGCAGGCCAGCACGCAGTTCGTGGCCGATCAGCAGACCGGACAGGTAATCAGCCAGCATCTCATGCGGCAGGCGGCCGGTGACGCCGAGGCTGCGCGCGGCAAAGATCTGGTGCGGCAGCCCCAGCTCGCCATGGTCGCGCGCCGCGTCGACTCCCTGCACGAACGCATCGGGGTCGACCGGCGCATCGTCCGGCATCAGGCGGCCCAGCACGGAATGCTGGCGCAGCACGGCATACAGCTCGCCCGTCATGTGCGTGGCGAAGCGCAC belongs to Pseudoduganella albidiflava and includes:
- a CDS encoding 2-dehydro-3-deoxy-6-phosphogalactonate aldolase; translation: MTVFDEAFAELPLVAILRGLLPEEAEGIGAALYGAGFRLIEVPLNSPDPFDSIARLARSLPADAVLGAGTVLETDAVTRVRDAGGKLIVMPHADTEVIRAAKAAGMWCVPGVATPTEAFAALRAGADALKLFPAELVSPAVVRAMRAVLPKGIKLLPVGGITPDNMADFRAAGVAGFGLGSALYKPGMDAATVAANARAFVDAWK